A genomic segment from Paenibacillus sp. FSL K6-1096 encodes:
- a CDS encoding trypsin-like peptidase domain-containing protein: MDDNKNNFNPENNNNRDHEPGPDREWDNNNNNSTNSSEGGSYYYSYGPFKSLNNEDTGSNDPQHYNRREPERVEVTPPQPMKSLPYSTSLRTSGNDGNGGRGGNDGGGAWQYNRKPKKPVKAVLISFLAGMVVLSGSMFMADRGNWFTGGEAATAVATNPAGKTASGDAKITPSTSTAALVTGSGDVSGVVDSVGPAVVKIETLVKTNNSRNRSSSPNMNDPFYQFFFGDQFGGGSSGSNNSESQPGSNNSNSSQLTPYGIGTGFIYNSDGYILTNQHVVDGADVIQVTVDGNTKPYEAKLLGSSKDLDLAVLKIEGSDFPSVALGDSDSIKVGSEVVAIGNPQGFDHTVTTGVLSARGRSIDIAEEDGSGTKTYKNLLQTDASINPGNSGGPLLNMNGQVIGMNVAVSRDAQGIGFAIPVNTIKGVVDKLEANQEIPKEPVPFIGATLMTITDEVAKQMGTDIKEGSVVAEIVFKSPAYVADLRPYDIITGIDGKNYATNQDLITYIQTLKVGDKVTLNVVRDGKKLDLPVTIGNKNDFVNEQTQKQ; encoded by the coding sequence ATGGACGATAACAAAAACAACTTCAACCCAGAAAACAACAACAATCGTGATCATGAACCGGGACCGGATCGTGAATGGGACAATAACAATAATAACAGCACAAATTCTTCTGAAGGCGGCTCTTACTACTATTCCTATGGACCTTTTAAATCCCTGAATAATGAGGACACCGGCAGCAATGATCCGCAGCATTATAACCGCCGGGAGCCGGAACGGGTGGAGGTTACACCTCCTCAGCCGATGAAATCTCTGCCTTACAGCACCTCGCTCCGCACTAGCGGGAATGACGGGAACGGCGGGCGGGGCGGCAATGACGGCGGGGGCGCCTGGCAGTATAACCGCAAGCCGAAGAAGCCGGTGAAGGCGGTGCTGATTTCTTTTCTCGCCGGAATGGTTGTCCTATCAGGTTCGATGTTCATGGCTGACCGGGGGAACTGGTTCACAGGTGGCGAGGCTGCAACGGCGGTAGCTACGAACCCGGCAGGGAAGACAGCAAGCGGTGATGCCAAAATCACACCATCCACTTCCACCGCTGCACTGGTCACCGGTTCAGGAGACGTATCCGGTGTAGTGGACAGTGTCGGACCGGCAGTCGTTAAGATTGAGACCCTGGTCAAGACAAACAACTCGCGGAACAGAAGCAGCAGCCCGAATATGAATGACCCGTTCTATCAGTTCTTCTTCGGGGATCAGTTCGGCGGCGGCTCTTCCGGTTCGAATAATTCGGAATCCCAGCCGGGCTCAAATAATTCCAATTCATCACAGCTGACACCTTACGGCATCGGCACAGGCTTCATCTATAATTCTGACGGATATATCCTGACCAACCAGCACGTGGTGGATGGCGCCGATGTGATCCAGGTTACCGTAGACGGCAACACCAAGCCTTACGAAGCGAAGCTGCTGGGCTCCAGTAAGGATCTGGATCTGGCGGTACTGAAGATTGAAGGATCAGACTTCCCGTCCGTGGCTCTTGGCGACTCCGACAGCATCAAGGTCGGTTCTGAGGTCGTGGCGATCGGGAACCCGCAGGGCTTCGACCATACCGTGACCACCGGGGTGCTTAGCGCCAGAGGCCGCAGCATCGATATTGCGGAAGAAGACGGCAGTGGTACAAAAACCTATAAAAACCTGCTCCAGACCGACGCTTCCATTAATCCGGGGAATTCAGGCGGACCGCTGCTCAATATGAACGGCCAGGTTATTGGTATGAACGTTGCGGTGAGCAGAGATGCCCAGGGGATCGGCTTTGCGATCCCGGTTAATACAATCAAAGGCGTAGTGGATAAGCTGGAAGCGAATCAGGAAATTCCTAAAGAACCGGTTCCATTCATCGGTGCGACTCTGATGACCATTACCGATGAAGTTGCTAAGCAGATGGGTACAGACATCAAAGAAGGCTCGGTTGTGGCCGAGATTGTCTTCAAATCTCCTGCGTATGTAGCAGACCTTCGTCCTTACGATATCATTACCGGAATCGACGGCAAGAATTATGCGACCAACCAGGATCTGATCACCTACATCCAGACGCTTAAGGTAGGCGATAAGGTGACTCTGAATGTGGTCCGTGACGGCAAGAAGCTGGATCTGCCGGTAACGATCGGCAACAAGAATGATTTCGTGAATGAACAGACTCAGAAGCAATAA
- a CDS encoding HAMP domain-containing sensor histidine kinase: MSIRLRLTAWYSGILAVMLLVLSGVIYAFVYINTYGDLKSRLQSQSQQVELKAGLTPDGTLQPVLGGPAGQSLFAQMYIYDLDRLVLSQNMTEIELKFQVPAKENLHNQEGFLQASYGGNPFLIYQRAVNVTLNNNSLPAPAVLQVAVYTGEQVTLLNRLKNILLAGSFATLVAAFTFGLFLARKAMSPIGMVIEAANGIQTGTDLSSRIEYDGPQDEIGRLIATVNSMLGRMEGFYTGLEEAYATQRRFVSDASHELRTPLTTIRGNIDLLQKIWEMDPEDSRMTEAEIRQLSIESVKDIADESKRMSRLVADMLSLARADTGRTFDIEPVALEPMMNEVARRASFLPREAEWSVGDLSHLNGKYILGNKDYLQQMMFIFIDNAFKYTPEGEVTLDAVFYQNQVGIRIADTGIGMDKDEVPHIFDRFYRADESRGITEGIGLGLSIAKWIIEEHGGSVEVVTRRGEGTTFVIWLPLLFAPPLE, encoded by the coding sequence ATGTCCATACGACTGCGGCTGACTGCCTGGTACTCAGGAATTCTGGCCGTTATGCTGCTGGTCTTGTCCGGCGTGATCTACGCGTTTGTCTATATTAATACGTACGGCGACCTGAAGAGCCGGCTCCAGAGCCAGTCGCAGCAGGTCGAGCTGAAGGCGGGCCTGACACCAGACGGAACCCTGCAGCCGGTGCTTGGCGGGCCGGCGGGTCAGAGCCTGTTCGCCCAGATGTACATCTATGACCTGGACCGGCTGGTTCTAAGCCAGAATATGACCGAAATTGAACTGAAATTCCAGGTTCCCGCCAAGGAGAACCTGCATAACCAGGAGGGATTCCTGCAAGCCAGCTATGGCGGCAATCCTTTCCTGATCTATCAGAGGGCGGTTAATGTAACGCTCAATAACAACAGTCTGCCTGCGCCTGCTGTCCTTCAGGTCGCTGTCTATACGGGTGAGCAGGTGACGCTGCTTAACCGGCTGAAAAATATTCTGCTGGCCGGCTCCTTCGCGACCCTGGTGGCGGCCTTCACCTTCGGCTTGTTCCTGGCCCGCAAGGCGATGAGCCCGATCGGCATGGTCATTGAGGCGGCGAACGGGATACAGACAGGAACGGATCTCAGCTCACGGATCGAATATGACGGGCCGCAGGATGAGATCGGTCGGCTGATCGCGACGGTTAACAGCATGCTCGGGCGGATGGAGGGCTTCTATACGGGGCTGGAGGAGGCCTATGCCACCCAGCGCCGCTTCGTCTCCGATGCTTCGCATGAGCTGCGGACACCGCTTACCACCATCCGCGGCAATATTGACCTGCTGCAAAAGATCTGGGAGATGGACCCGGAGGATAGCCGGATGACGGAGGCAGAGATCCGCCAGCTCTCGATTGAATCGGTGAAGGATATTGCCGATGAATCCAAGCGGATGAGCCGGCTGGTGGCGGATATGCTGTCCCTGGCCCGCGCCGATACCGGCCGGACCTTCGACATCGAGCCGGTTGCGCTGGAGCCGATGATGAACGAGGTAGCCCGCCGGGCGTCCTTCCTGCCACGGGAGGCGGAATGGTCCGTGGGCGACCTGAGCCATCTGAACGGCAAGTATATCCTTGGGAACAAGGATTATCTGCAGCAGATGATGTTTATCTTCATTGATAACGCCTTCAAGTACACGCCGGAGGGCGAGGTTACGCTGGATGCGGTCTTTTATCAGAATCAGGTGGGAATACGTATTGCCGATACCGGAATCGGGATGGACAAGGATGAGGTGCCGCATATCTTCGACCGCTTCTACCGCGCGGATGAATCCAGGGGAATTACGGAGGGCATCGGCCTGGGATTGTCCATTGCCAAATGGATTATCGAGGAGCATGGAGGCTCTGTTGAGGTGGTCACCCGGCGGGGGGAAGGCACGACGTTTGTGATCTGGCTGCCCCTTCTCTTTGCCCCGCCGCTGGAATAG
- the liaF gene encoding cell wall-active antibiotics response protein LiaF — protein sequence MKRRYTSRVLGGLLLIGLGGLFLLRQMGYTSFSLGTLISTYWPAVLIVMGVQRLLASDDERSRFSAMLGGCFFLAIGLFFLGRNLNWFYYSASDFFRMLIPVMLIGGGLAVIFKPRSSTPPVPPVPPAPPNYYPPGPGKGPLNPEPPAPLESTLDEQFEQKFGKPAGSRERDWNGYLSKEDEDNERDPHLSSAEDRWQEKQERHERRRQERQERQARRHGEWHEEFQHTSHDKDTTNRSAFIGDVHMGREHFQLKRTNISQFIGDAVLDLTNAQIPYGETKINISAFVGDIKVYIPDDMDLGVAVTSSSFIGDMQVLEQSRSGFMSNVQVKTPYYKEAGKKVRINASCFIGDIKVKTVG from the coding sequence ATGAAACGAAGGTACACAAGCCGGGTGCTTGGAGGTCTGCTGCTGATCGGTCTGGGGGGGCTGTTCCTGCTCCGGCAGATGGGCTACACCTCTTTCAGCCTGGGCACACTGATCTCCACGTATTGGCCGGCTGTGCTGATAGTGATGGGGGTCCAACGGTTGTTGGCATCGGATGACGAGCGTTCCAGATTCTCTGCGATGCTGGGCGGATGCTTCTTTCTGGCGATCGGGCTGTTCTTCCTGGGGCGGAACCTGAACTGGTTCTATTACTCGGCAAGCGATTTCTTCAGAATGCTGATTCCGGTCATGCTGATCGGCGGCGGCCTGGCAGTCATCTTCAAGCCGCGCAGCTCCACACCGCCGGTACCTCCGGTGCCGCCAGCACCGCCGAACTATTACCCGCCCGGACCGGGCAAGGGACCGCTGAATCCGGAGCCGCCCGCACCGCTGGAATCTACGCTGGATGAACAGTTCGAGCAGAAATTCGGCAAGCCGGCAGGCAGCAGGGAGCGGGATTGGAACGGCTATCTGTCGAAGGAGGATGAGGACAACGAGCGTGATCCTCATCTCTCCTCGGCGGAAGACCGCTGGCAGGAGAAGCAGGAACGCCATGAACGCAGACGCCAGGAACGTCAGGAACGGCAGGCCCGCCGCCACGGCGAATGGCATGAGGAGTTCCAGCATACTTCGCATGACAAGGATACGACGAACCGTTCTGCTTTTATCGGGGATGTGCATATGGGGCGTGAGCATTTCCAGCTGAAGAGAACCAATATTTCGCAGTTCATCGGCGATGCGGTGCTCGACCTGACCAACGCGCAGATTCCTTACGGCGAGACCAAGATTAACATTTCCGCCTTTGTTGGCGATATCAAGGTTTATATTCCGGATGATATGGACCTCGGCGTTGCCGTGACCAGCAGCTCTTTTATTGGAGATATGCAGGTACTGGAGCAGTCCCGCAGCGGATTTATGAGCAATGTGCAGGTCAAGACACCTTATTACAAGGAAGCTGGCAAAAAAGTCCGGATCAACGCCAGCTGCTTCATCGGTGACATTAAGGTCAAAACGGTGGGCTAG
- the thrS gene encoding threonine--tRNA ligase, whose translation MSVNIKLPDGSVREYAEGSSIDDVAASISSGLRKNAAAGKLNGIVVDLSAKLHEGDLVEIVTLDSPEGLEVMRHSTAHLMAQAVRRLFGTKEVKLGVGPVIEDGFYYDMDLEHPLNPEDLLKIEKEMERIVSENLPIVRHEVSRQEALDRFGELGDPYKLELIEALPEDSVITIYEQGEFFDLCRGPHLPSTAKIKVFKLMNVAGAYWRGDSKNKMLQRVYGTAWVKKAQLDEYLRLLEEAKKRDHRKLGKELEIFTFNQLVGQGLPIWLPKGAKLRSILERYIVDLEASLGYQHVYTPVLGNVELYKTSGHWEHYQEDMFPKMVIDNEEFVLRPMNCPHHMMIYKSSMHSYRDLPIRIAELGIQHRYEMSGALTGLHRVRSMTLNDSHIFCRLDQIKSEFIRVLELIKQVYSDFGIEDYRFRLSYRDPKDTEKYYANDEMWETAQRMLREVVEEAGLPFYEAEGEAAFYGPKLDVQIKTVLGKEETLSTVQIDFLLPERFELEYVGDDGQKHRPVVLHRGILGTMERFVAFLLENFAGSLPLWLSPQQVKIIPVSSAFDDYAKEVEVKLLKSGIRAEVDLRNEKMGYKIREAQLEKLPYMFVVGENEMNAGSVSIRKRGEGDIGARPLEEAVDTLAQEIAGRVI comes from the coding sequence ATGTCAGTAAATATCAAGCTTCCGGACGGGTCCGTCCGGGAATACGCAGAGGGCAGCAGCATCGATGATGTGGCAGCCTCAATCAGCAGCGGACTCCGCAAGAATGCCGCAGCCGGCAAGCTCAACGGGATTGTCGTAGACCTGTCCGCCAAGCTTCACGAAGGCGATCTGGTGGAAATTGTAACCCTGGATTCACCGGAGGGCCTGGAGGTTATGCGTCACAGTACCGCACACCTGATGGCCCAGGCGGTAAGACGCCTGTTCGGCACGAAGGAAGTGAAGCTGGGGGTAGGTCCTGTCATTGAAGACGGCTTCTATTATGACATGGACCTGGAGCATCCGCTTAATCCCGAGGATCTGCTGAAGATCGAGAAAGAGATGGAGCGGATTGTCTCGGAGAATCTGCCGATTGTCCGCCATGAGGTCAGCCGCCAGGAAGCGCTGGACCGCTTCGGCGAGCTGGGTGATCCTTACAAGCTGGAGCTGATTGAAGCGCTCCCTGAGGACAGTGTGATTACGATCTATGAGCAGGGTGAGTTCTTCGACCTGTGCCGCGGCCCGCATCTGCCATCCACAGCCAAGATCAAGGTGTTCAAGCTGATGAATGTAGCCGGCGCTTACTGGCGCGGTGACAGCAAGAATAAAATGCTGCAGCGTGTTTATGGCACAGCTTGGGTTAAGAAAGCGCAGCTGGATGAGTATCTGCGCCTGCTGGAGGAAGCGAAGAAGCGCGACCATCGCAAGCTTGGCAAGGAGCTGGAGATCTTCACCTTCAACCAGCTGGTTGGACAAGGCCTGCCGATCTGGCTGCCGAAGGGCGCGAAGCTGCGCAGCATTCTGGAGCGTTATATCGTGGATCTGGAAGCGAGCCTTGGCTACCAGCATGTGTACACTCCTGTACTCGGTAACGTGGAGCTGTACAAAACCTCCGGGCACTGGGAGCACTACCAGGAGGATATGTTCCCTAAGATGGTCATTGATAACGAGGAGTTTGTCCTTCGCCCGATGAACTGTCCGCATCACATGATGATTTATAAGAGCTCCATGCACAGCTACCGCGATCTGCCGATCCGGATTGCCGAGCTTGGGATTCAGCACCGCTATGAAATGTCGGGAGCCTTGACCGGCCTGCACCGTGTACGTTCCATGACCCTGAATGACTCGCATATCTTCTGCCGTCTGGACCAGATCAAGAGCGAATTCATCCGCGTACTGGAGTTGATCAAGCAGGTGTACAGCGACTTCGGCATTGAGGATTACCGGTTCCGCCTCTCTTATCGTGATCCTAAGGATACAGAGAAATACTACGCTAATGATGAGATGTGGGAGACTGCACAGCGGATGCTGCGCGAGGTAGTCGAAGAAGCCGGCTTGCCGTTCTACGAAGCCGAAGGCGAAGCGGCCTTCTACGGTCCGAAGCTGGATGTGCAGATTAAGACGGTTCTCGGCAAGGAAGAGACACTCTCGACTGTGCAGATCGACTTCCTCCTGCCGGAGCGCTTCGAGCTGGAATATGTCGGCGACGATGGACAGAAGCACCGTCCGGTTGTCCTGCACCGCGGGATTCTGGGAACGATGGAACGCTTCGTAGCCTTCCTGCTAGAGAACTTTGCCGGCTCGCTGCCGCTCTGGTTGTCTCCACAGCAGGTGAAGATTATTCCGGTATCGTCAGCCTTCGACGACTACGCGAAGGAAGTGGAAGTGAAGCTGCTGAAGAGCGGCATCCGTGCGGAAGTGGACCTGCGTAATGAGAAGATGGGCTACAAGATCCGCGAAGCGCAGCTGGAGAAGCTTCCATATATGTTCGTCGTCGGCGAGAACGAAATGAATGCCGGCAGCGTATCGATCCGCAAACGCGGAGAAGGCGACATCGGCGCCCGTCCGCTCGAGGAAGCCGTTGACACGCTTGCCCAGGAGATTGCCGGACGCGTTATCTAA
- a CDS encoding response regulator transcription factor has product MRPNILIIDDDEKIISMLRRGLAFEGYDVKTAANGADGLRAVLNSDPDVVILDVMMPQVDGFEVCRRLREGGSSVPILMLTAKDEIEHRVKGLDLGADDYLVKPFALEELLARVRALLRRKSEQGEASEQAISYEDITLDVDSREVTRAGRRLELTAKEFELLHLFMQNPKRVLSRDLIMDKIWGYDYSGESNVLEVYIAMLRQKTEEHGGKRLIQTIRGAGYILRGD; this is encoded by the coding sequence ATGCGACCGAATATATTAATTATTGATGACGATGAGAAAATAATCTCGATGCTGCGCCGCGGGCTGGCTTTTGAGGGCTACGATGTCAAGACTGCAGCCAACGGGGCGGACGGCCTGCGTGCCGTATTGAACAGCGATCCCGATGTGGTCATTCTGGATGTTATGATGCCCCAGGTGGACGGGTTCGAGGTGTGCCGCCGTCTGCGGGAGGGCGGGAGCAGTGTGCCGATTCTGATGCTGACCGCAAAGGACGAGATAGAACACCGTGTCAAGGGACTGGACCTCGGTGCAGATGACTATCTGGTGAAGCCGTTTGCCCTGGAGGAGCTGTTGGCCCGGGTGCGGGCGCTGCTGCGCCGCAAGAGTGAACAGGGGGAAGCCTCCGAGCAGGCCATCTCCTATGAAGACATTACGCTCGATGTGGATTCCCGGGAAGTGACCCGCGCGGGCAGACGCCTGGAGCTGACCGCGAAGGAATTCGAGCTGCTGCATCTGTTCATGCAGAATCCGAAGCGTGTGCTCTCCCGTGATCTGATCATGGATAAGATCTGGGGCTATGATTACAGCGGCGAATCCAATGTGCTTGAAGTCTATATTGCCATGCTGCGCCAGAAGACTGAGGAGCATGGCGGCAAACGGTTGATTCAGACGATCCGGGGAGCCGGTTACATCCTAAGAGGTGACTAA
- a CDS encoding stalk domain-containing protein encodes MRTLAATLAVLLLLLPLTQTTVLAQGSPQIVVIHNDKQLQLNTPPYAKNGTTLVPMRPVFAALGIALRWDQAAQTVHGTKSGLEFSIKVGSKQAVINGKSVQLAEPAAIISGNTLVPLRFIGEASNAVVLWNPYMNAVHTYDSAYLEQTGLTKQQLLDNFAQYLEKAKQEAAKNQPKSTPKPDNKKPGNGNDNQQLCSVWRYHPIYGGSLEWQPCP; translated from the coding sequence GTGAGAACACTGGCCGCCACACTTGCCGTTCTACTGCTGCTGCTACCACTAACTCAAACAACCGTGCTGGCCCAGGGCAGCCCGCAGATTGTCGTCATTCATAATGATAAACAGCTACAGCTTAATACGCCGCCTTATGCGAAGAACGGCACTACACTGGTGCCGATGCGGCCTGTATTTGCGGCGCTTGGTATAGCTTTACGCTGGGACCAGGCGGCTCAAACGGTGCACGGCACCAAGTCCGGTCTGGAATTCTCGATTAAGGTAGGCAGCAAACAGGCTGTGATTAACGGAAAATCCGTACAGCTGGCAGAGCCTGCCGCCATTATCAGCGGCAACACGCTGGTGCCCCTTCGCTTCATTGGTGAAGCAAGCAACGCGGTGGTGCTGTGGAACCCTTATATGAATGCAGTGCATACGTATGATTCTGCCTATCTGGAGCAGACCGGCCTAACCAAACAACAGCTGTTGGATAATTTCGCGCAATATCTGGAGAAAGCGAAACAAGAAGCCGCGAAGAACCAGCCGAAGAGTACGCCTAAACCGGACAACAAGAAGCCGGGTAACGGCAATGATAATCAGCAGCTCTGCTCTGTATGGCGTTACCATCCCATCTACGGCGGCAGCCTTGAATGGCAGCCTTGCCCTTAA
- a CDS encoding sensor histidine kinase, with the protein MGMIFSNTKWMLLVYFLLSGGVTAGLMYAGTCLGYIQVVDTRMWIYLCLGIVLFTVIIGYIAGQRIQRRIDHLDLNMLQVAKGNMSVRMPESDDQSFARVYHEFNMMMDTVEKKMKLLQQLGEQEVIEKEKAAESAVLEERRRMARDLHDTVSQQLFAIHMSASSLPKVLERSAEHGQTVMDQLISMSQMAQKQMRALIAQLRPVELEGRNLFEALEKWFPDYCRQNGLKGVKELELQGELSEAIEHQLFLIIQESMANIVKHAGARVVSLSLREVPRQVVLSISDDGQGFEHVQHKQGSYGLTTMRERAEKLGGQVEIISRRGAGTTIRVHIPKFVQGHAEPVESNRPVTGPEAEAYSEEA; encoded by the coding sequence ATGGGGATGATCTTCAGCAATACGAAATGGATGCTGCTGGTGTATTTCCTTCTGAGCGGCGGGGTAACCGCCGGTCTGATGTATGCAGGCACATGCCTGGGCTATATTCAGGTAGTGGACACGCGGATGTGGATCTACCTGTGCCTGGGCATCGTGCTGTTTACGGTCATTATCGGCTATATCGCTGGGCAGCGGATTCAGCGGCGGATTGATCATCTGGATCTGAATATGCTGCAGGTCGCCAAGGGAAATATGTCGGTGCGGATGCCGGAGAGCGATGACCAGTCTTTTGCCCGGGTCTATCATGAGTTCAACATGATGATGGATACGGTGGAGAAGAAAATGAAGCTGCTTCAGCAGCTTGGCGAGCAGGAAGTCATCGAGAAAGAGAAGGCGGCGGAGAGTGCGGTGCTGGAGGAGCGCCGGCGTATGGCCCGTGATCTGCATGATACGGTGAGCCAGCAGCTGTTCGCGATCCATATGTCCGCCTCCTCGCTGCCTAAAGTGCTGGAACGCAGCGCCGAGCACGGGCAGACGGTCATGGATCAGCTGATCAGCATGTCGCAGATGGCGCAGAAGCAGATGAGAGCGCTGATTGCACAGCTGCGTCCGGTGGAGCTGGAGGGGCGCAATCTGTTCGAGGCGCTGGAGAAATGGTTCCCCGATTACTGCCGCCAGAACGGGCTCAAAGGGGTGAAGGAGCTTGAGCTGCAGGGCGAGCTGTCCGAGGCTATTGAGCACCAGCTTTTCCTGATTATCCAGGAGTCGATGGCGAATATCGTCAAGCATGCCGGCGCGCGTGTCGTCAGCCTGTCGCTGCGCGAGGTGCCGCGCCAGGTCGTGCTGAGCATCAGCGATGACGGGCAGGGCTTCGAGCATGTGCAGCATAAGCAGGGGTCCTACGGACTGACTACAATGCGCGAGCGGGCCGAGAAGCTTGGCGGCCAGGTCGAGATTATCAGCCGCAGGGGTGCGGGAACGACGATCCGCGTACATATTCCGAAGTTTGTCCAGGGCCACGCTGAGCCGGTCGAGAGTAACCGTCCGGTTACCGGACCGGAGGCGGAGGCGTATTCCGAAGAGGCTTGA
- a CDS encoding 3D domain-containing protein, which produces MNKMGLYQRFWCLFVTLVLLLTAAGIYPDNSHQSAQARGLEDTAGQYSSSSQVKLQAQRQHTGSASALGGSSRSVRREAPVTAPKAQAPAAKPQTAVKRPESLPVAAPAPEQIITSLKVTATGYTAGYESTGKTASHPEYGITYSGVKVRRDKNAVSTIAADPKVLPLGSILYIPGYGYGIVADTGSAIKGRKIDLYFSTTKQVYKEWGKKTVTVQLIKRGNGKCTESMLKSLGRAIQTYKTVPQHILEEAI; this is translated from the coding sequence ATGAACAAAATGGGCTTATATCAGAGGTTTTGGTGTCTTTTTGTCACACTTGTCCTTCTGCTGACCGCAGCCGGGATTTACCCGGACAACTCACATCAGTCGGCTCAGGCGAGAGGACTGGAAGACACTGCAGGACAGTATAGCAGCAGTTCACAGGTGAAGTTACAGGCTCAGCGTCAACATACAGGTTCAGCATCTGCGCTCGGAGGCTCCTCCAGATCCGTCCGGCGCGAAGCACCAGTTACGGCTCCGAAGGCTCAGGCCCCGGCGGCTAAGCCGCAGACCGCAGTGAAGCGGCCGGAATCCTTACCGGTAGCCGCACCGGCACCGGAACAGATCATCACTTCACTTAAGGTAACAGCAACCGGTTATACGGCCGGATATGAATCTACAGGCAAAACGGCCAGCCATCCGGAGTATGGCATTACCTATTCAGGAGTTAAGGTACGCCGCGACAAGAATGCGGTATCCACCATCGCCGCAGACCCGAAGGTTCTGCCGCTGGGAAGCATTTTATATATACCGGGTTACGGATATGGCATTGTTGCCGACACCGGGTCTGCGATTAAAGGAAGGAAGATCGATCTGTACTTCAGCACCACCAAACAGGTCTACAAGGAATGGGGCAAGAAGACGGTCACGGTTCAGCTGATCAAGCGCGGCAACGGCAAATGCACCGAAAGTATGCTGAAGAGCCTCGGCCGTGCCATACAGACCTACAAAACGGTTCCGCAGCATATCCTGGAAGAGGCCATTTAA
- a CDS encoding response regulator transcription factor — translation MSLVRVLLVDDHDMVRMGLKTYLMLEPMFEVIGEAGNGHEALEMLREMGPEGLPDLVLMDLMMPVMNGAETTRAVLAEFPGLKIVILTSFLEDDLVVDAIEAGAVSYVLKTVSAEELIYALQGAYRGMPVMTGDVSQALTRGIRQRTVQGDSSGLTEREKEVLLLIAEGKTNKEIGEELHISIKTVKTHVSNLLMKCELDDRTQLAIYAHRKGWAQN, via the coding sequence ATGAGTCTCGTTAGAGTACTGCTGGTGGATGATCACGATATGGTGCGGATGGGCCTTAAAACCTATCTGATGCTGGAGCCGATGTTTGAGGTGATCGGCGAGGCAGGGAACGGCCATGAAGCGCTGGAAATGCTGCGTGAGATGGGACCGGAGGGGCTGCCCGACCTGGTGCTGATGGATCTGATGATGCCGGTGATGAACGGGGCGGAGACCACCCGTGCCGTCCTGGCTGAATTCCCGGGGCTTAAGATTGTCATTCTCACCAGCTTCCTGGAGGATGATCTGGTCGTGGATGCGATTGAAGCCGGTGCGGTCAGCTATGTGCTCAAAACCGTTTCGGCCGAAGAGCTGATCTACGCGCTGCAGGGTGCCTACCGCGGGATGCCGGTAATGACCGGCGATGTCTCCCAGGCGCTGACACGCGGCATCCGCCAGCGGACCGTGCAGGGCGACTCCTCCGGCTTGACCGAGCGGGAGAAGGAGGTGCTGCTGCTGATTGCCGAGGGCAAGACCAATAAGGAGATCGGCGAGGAGCTGCATATCAGCATCAAGACCGTCAAGACCCATGTCAGCAACCTGCTGATGAAGTGCGAGCTGGATGACCGCACTCAGCTGGCGATCTATGCGCACCGCAAGGGCTGGGCGCAGAATTAA